CAGTTGCAGGTCTACCATGCGAGCCTCTATGCGGTTCGAGGCGCGGCGGTTCGCGCGTGCAGCGTCGCCACGAGGATCGCTCCGGCGATGACCGTTACCTGCCCGACCCACAGGATCGGCAGCAGCGGGACCGACGCGAGCTCATGCGCCACGAGCGCTATCGCCGTGACGACGACGTTCGCCAGCGAGACGGGCAGAAGCATCTTCCAACCGAGAGCCATCACCTGGTCGTACCGGAACCGAGGGAGCGTCCATCG
This is a stretch of genomic DNA from Candidatus Poribacteria bacterium. It encodes these proteins:
- a CDS encoding NADH-quinone oxidoreductase subunit H: FGGYTLFGLEKLVPWWVTLLIFLAKVAFFLFVFIWVRWTLPRFRYDQVMALGWKMLLPVSLANVVVTAIALVAHELASVPLLPILWVGQVTVIAGAILVATLHARTAAPRTA